From a single Collimonas pratensis genomic region:
- a CDS encoding M20/M25/M40 family metallo-hydrolase, giving the protein MQPIQQRITNRRQNVKRVPSSLKKNLLGALVFSALAWNAGLAQAAPLAPVYELAQQQKPAMMDTMRDLVNIESGSGDLEGLAKIAGLIRDRLTQLGGKAELLDAPEIYRMGDTPAKIGQIVHAEFKGTGKRKIMLIAHMDTVYLRGMLKDQQYRVDGDKAYGLGIADDKQGIATILHTIAILQKIGFKDYATLTVLINGDEEISSPGGRSLHTKLGAEQDAVFSYEGGGPQGQLRLATSGIAAAYLTVEGKSSHAGAAPEKGINALYELSHQLLQLRSLSQPERGLKLNWTVAQAGTNRNVIPASASAQADARALKMSDFEQLQAQLQEGVKKQLIPDAKVHLTFEMRRPPLETNAASRAVSAYGKKIYEELDLPMTVVEVASGGGTDAAFAGLKSKAAVIEGMGLTGYGAHSNDAEYVLLNSIVPRLYLSTRLIMDFAQGKVE; this is encoded by the coding sequence ATGCAGCCAATCCAACAACGCATAACAAATCGGAGACAAAACGTGAAACGAGTACCTTCTTCCCTGAAAAAAAATCTGCTGGGCGCGCTGGTCTTTTCGGCGCTGGCATGGAACGCCGGCCTGGCGCAGGCGGCCCCGCTGGCGCCGGTGTACGAGCTGGCGCAACAACAAAAACCGGCAATGATGGACACCATGCGCGACCTGGTGAACATCGAATCTGGTAGCGGCGACCTCGAAGGCCTGGCCAAGATCGCCGGCCTGATCCGCGATCGCCTGACGCAGCTGGGCGGCAAAGCGGAACTGCTGGACGCGCCTGAAATCTATCGCATGGGCGACACTCCGGCAAAAATCGGACAGATAGTCCACGCCGAATTCAAGGGCACAGGCAAGCGCAAGATCATGCTGATCGCACACATGGACACGGTCTACCTGCGCGGCATGCTGAAGGACCAACAGTACCGCGTTGACGGCGACAAGGCCTACGGCCTAGGCATCGCCGACGACAAGCAAGGCATCGCCACCATCCTGCACACTATCGCGATCCTGCAGAAAATCGGCTTCAAGGATTACGCTACCTTGACGGTACTGATCAACGGCGACGAAGAAATCAGCTCGCCCGGCGGTCGCAGCCTGCATACCAAGCTGGGCGCCGAACAGGATGCAGTCTTTTCGTATGAAGGCGGCGGCCCCCAGGGCCAGCTGCGGCTGGCGACCAGCGGCATTGCCGCAGCCTACCTGACGGTCGAAGGTAAATCGTCGCACGCCGGCGCCGCGCCTGAAAAAGGCATCAACGCCTTGTACGAATTGTCGCATCAGCTGCTGCAGCTGCGGTCGCTATCGCAACCGGAACGTGGCCTGAAACTGAACTGGACCGTGGCCCAGGCCGGCACCAATCGCAATGTGATCCCGGCTAGCGCCAGTGCGCAGGCCGATGCCCGCGCCTTGAAGATGAGTGACTTCGAGCAGTTGCAGGCGCAGCTGCAGGAAGGCGTCAAGAAACAGTTGATCCCGGACGCCAAGGTTCATTTGACATTTGAAATGCGACGGCCGCCGCTGGAAACCAACGCCGCCTCGCGTGCTGTCTCGGCCTATGGCAAGAAGATATACGAAGAACTCGATCTGCCGATGACAGTGGTGGAGGTCGCCAGCGGCGGCGGCACCGATGCGGCCTTCGCCGGCTTGAAATCGAAAGCGGCGGTGATCGAAGGGATGGGACTGACCGGCTACGGCGCCCACTCGAACGATGCTGAGTATGTCTTGTTGAACAGTATTGTTCCGCGCTTGTATTTATCGACGCGGCTGATCATGGATTTTGCGCAAGGTAAGGTCGAATAG
- the nadC gene encoding carboxylating nicotinate-nucleotide diphosphorylase, with translation MSTSSHKPASNLVNRFAPFDAALQAAFENNISAALEEDIGSGDLTGKLVPEQQLVRARVIVREAAVLCGAPWFEAVMQRLDARIRIDWRYAEGDLMRADSEVCLIDAPARALLTAERCALNFLQLLSGVASATRVYVNAVADTRAHILDTRKTMPGLRLAQKYAVRVGGGHNQRLALYDGILIKENHIAAAGGIPAAMKAALSLDADVTIQVEVENLVQLDEALSSGATSVLLDNFSLDAMRDAVRLTDGRALLEASGGINMDSVRAIAETGVDRISIGSLTKDIRATDYSLRIIE, from the coding sequence ATGAGTACTTCTTCCCATAAACCGGCCAGCAATCTGGTGAATCGTTTTGCGCCGTTCGATGCGGCGCTGCAAGCAGCTTTCGAAAACAATATCAGCGCCGCCCTGGAGGAAGACATCGGTAGCGGCGACCTCACCGGCAAGCTGGTGCCTGAGCAGCAGCTGGTGCGGGCGCGCGTGATCGTGCGCGAAGCAGCCGTGCTGTGCGGCGCGCCATGGTTCGAAGCGGTCATGCAGCGGCTCGATGCGCGCATCCGCATCGACTGGCGTTATGCCGAGGGCGACCTGATGCGCGCCGACAGCGAAGTCTGCCTGATCGATGCGCCGGCCCGCGCCTTGCTGACGGCCGAGCGCTGCGCCTTGAATTTCCTGCAGCTGTTGTCCGGCGTGGCCAGCGCCACCCGGGTTTACGTCAACGCCGTGGCCGACACCCGTGCGCATATCCTGGATACGCGCAAGACCATGCCTGGCCTGCGGCTGGCGCAGAAATACGCGGTACGCGTCGGCGGCGGTCACAACCAGCGGCTGGCGTTGTACGACGGCATCCTGATCAAGGAAAACCATATCGCCGCGGCCGGTGGCATTCCTGCCGCGATGAAGGCGGCGCTGAGCCTGGATGCCGATGTCACAATCCAGGTCGAAGTGGAGAATCTTGTGCAGCTGGATGAAGCCTTGAGCTCCGGCGCCACTTCGGTCTTGCTCGATAACTTCAGCCTGGACGCCATGCGCGATGCGGTCAGGCTGACCGATGGCAGGGCACTGCTGGAAGCCTCCGGCGGCATCAATATGGATAGCGTACGGGCGATTGCGGAGACCGGGGTCGATCGGATTTCGATAGGCAGCCTGACCAAGGACATTCGGGCAACCGATTATTCGCTGCGGATCATCGAGTAG
- the nadA gene encoding quinolinate synthase NadA, with product MQPQAIKTVEFERPQMELGSSCTAHAWARVPETPTPEQKTALKERIKRLLKEQQAVLVAHYYVDADLQDLAEETGGCVSDSLEMARFGRDHPAKTLVVAGVKFMGETSKILSPHKRVLMPDLDATCSLDLGCPADEFAAFCDEHPDRTVVVYANTSAAVKARADWMVTSSIGLDIVAHLHAQGKKILWAPDKHLGGYIQKQTGADMLLWQGSCLVHDEFKSVELELLRQQHPRAKILVHPESPAAVVAQADVVGSTTQLIAAAQTLDADEFIVATDNGILHKMKMAAPGKRFIDAPTAGNSATCKSCAHCPWMAMNGLQNLADVLESGSNEIHVDAEIGRKAVICIDRMLDFAAQRKANVRPSSDLAQEQKLFSGIGPA from the coding sequence ATGCAACCCCAAGCCATCAAAACCGTTGAATTCGAGCGGCCGCAAATGGAGCTAGGCAGCAGCTGTACCGCACATGCCTGGGCCCGCGTCCCCGAAACCCCCACGCCAGAACAGAAAACCGCCCTCAAGGAACGCATCAAGCGCTTGCTGAAAGAGCAGCAGGCGGTGCTGGTCGCCCATTATTACGTCGATGCCGATTTGCAGGACCTGGCAGAAGAAACGGGCGGCTGCGTTTCCGACTCGCTGGAAATGGCCCGTTTCGGCCGCGACCATCCGGCCAAGACGCTGGTGGTGGCCGGCGTCAAGTTCATGGGCGAAACCTCGAAAATCCTGAGCCCGCACAAACGCGTGCTGATGCCGGACCTGGATGCCACCTGTTCGCTCGACCTCGGTTGCCCGGCAGACGAGTTTGCCGCGTTCTGCGATGAACATCCAGACCGCACCGTGGTGGTGTACGCCAACACCAGCGCCGCCGTCAAGGCGCGCGCCGACTGGATGGTGACGTCGTCGATCGGGCTCGACATCGTCGCCCACCTGCATGCGCAAGGCAAAAAAATCTTGTGGGCGCCGGACAAGCATCTAGGCGGCTACATCCAGAAACAGACTGGCGCCGACATGCTGCTGTGGCAGGGCTCCTGCCTGGTGCATGACGAGTTCAAGAGCGTCGAGCTGGAACTGCTGCGCCAGCAGCATCCGCGCGCCAAGATCCTGGTGCATCCGGAATCGCCGGCAGCCGTGGTGGCGCAAGCCGATGTGGTCGGCTCCACCACCCAGCTGATCGCTGCCGCCCAGACGCTGGATGCCGATGAATTCATCGTCGCCACCGACAATGGCATCCTGCACAAGATGAAAATGGCGGCGCCGGGCAAACGTTTCATCGACGCCCCGACCGCCGGCAACAGCGCCACCTGCAAGAGCTGTGCGCATTGCCCGTGGATGGCGATGAACGGTTTGCAGAACCTGGCCGACGTGCTGGAATCCGGCAGCAATGAAATCCATGTCGATGCCGAGATCGGCCGCAAGGCGGTGATCTGTATCGACCGCATGCTGGATTTCGCCGCGCAACGCAAAGCCAACGTGCGCCCGTCCAGCGATCTGGCGCAAGAGCAAAAACTGTTTTCAGGAATCGGACCCGCATGA